Proteins encoded in a region of the Streptomyces sp. NBC_01471 genome:
- a CDS encoding PQQ-binding-like beta-propeller repeat protein — protein sequence MDPLQPDDPRTLGNYRLLGRLGAGGMGRVYLARSPGGRTVAVKVVRQDLAADPAFSERFRHEVDMARRVSGRYTAPVVDAAPDDPLPWLATAYVLGPDLTDVVGAHGALPEHTVRALGAGLAGALQEVHAAGLIHRDLKPSNVLLAADGPRVIDFGIARAVDGNRMTQTGVVVGSPGFMPPEQALGQDVGTAGDVFSLGVVLAFAATGRNVFGDAIAPAAMLYQVVHAEPDLTGVPQMLTGLIRACLSKEPAQRPSPAEILQSLDPGNTGEVFADWLPSAVSSTIATHASRILDLETPAGGSTPLPEFPAAAPVSSVPGAYGPAPTALNTPGAASPGTPTGAAVKPSRRRFLGMAAGGVAGVAVVGGGAAWLLAGGDGASSDAKTKKDQPKPEVFKTPPNGMAPRPLWHVKAAHLTRNYGEPPTAFGDVFVVVGTTTAGYDVKTGKQRWARKGLAAASDKATVSGHTLYLPGQQYDGTIVGYDIRTGKESWRTRLDGRMRASVHVAAVDATRIYAIADLVGGDAATQLNNIVAIDIRTRKVLWSEQRDAGTQQYVELNVGGGCLAYTHGSGNDAKYNLTVRDAKGGHQLWNRKIADDEVKPTVFGGMIYVGGPGDLRAVDLRTGNDRWTLPASGRRGFRRPSVLGGVLYVMDYDGGVWAVDPRTGRKRWMEDLGSRPFGDQMVRAGDSLYIASVFDKGGIYALNARSGTYRWDYNDGVSDNGEWEITRAGNRLLVAHSDELYALPAV from the coding sequence ATGGACCCGTTGCAGCCGGACGACCCCCGAACGCTGGGAAATTACCGGCTGTTGGGCCGGCTCGGCGCGGGCGGAATGGGCCGGGTGTACCTGGCGCGCTCACCCGGCGGGCGGACCGTCGCGGTGAAGGTGGTACGCCAGGACCTCGCCGCGGACCCGGCGTTCAGCGAACGGTTCCGCCACGAGGTGGACATGGCCCGGCGGGTCTCGGGCCGCTACACCGCACCGGTGGTCGACGCGGCCCCCGACGACCCGCTGCCCTGGCTGGCGACGGCGTACGTACTCGGCCCGGACCTCACGGACGTCGTCGGCGCCCACGGGGCCCTGCCCGAGCACACCGTACGGGCACTCGGCGCCGGCCTCGCCGGGGCGCTCCAGGAGGTCCACGCGGCCGGGCTGATACACCGCGACCTCAAGCCGTCCAACGTGCTGCTCGCCGCGGACGGTCCACGCGTCATCGACTTCGGCATCGCGCGCGCGGTGGACGGAAACCGTATGACGCAGACGGGAGTTGTGGTCGGCTCACCCGGTTTCATGCCGCCGGAGCAGGCGCTCGGGCAGGACGTGGGGACGGCCGGAGACGTGTTCTCGCTGGGCGTGGTCCTCGCCTTCGCGGCGACCGGGCGCAATGTGTTCGGTGACGCGATCGCTCCGGCCGCGATGCTCTACCAGGTGGTGCACGCCGAGCCGGATCTGACGGGCGTCCCCCAGATGCTGACCGGCCTGATCCGCGCCTGCCTGTCCAAGGAGCCGGCGCAGCGCCCGAGCCCGGCGGAGATCCTCCAGTCGCTCGATCCGGGGAACACCGGCGAGGTCTTCGCGGACTGGCTCCCCTCGGCGGTCTCGTCGACGATCGCCACCCACGCCTCGCGCATCCTGGACCTCGAAACCCCGGCGGGGGGCAGCACCCCGCTCCCGGAGTTCCCGGCGGCGGCCCCGGTCTCCTCGGTGCCCGGCGCCTACGGCCCGGCGCCGACCGCTCTGAACACCCCGGGCGCCGCGTCCCCGGGCACCCCCACCGGCGCGGCGGTCAAGCCTTCGCGCCGGCGCTTCCTGGGCATGGCGGCGGGCGGCGTCGCGGGGGTCGCGGTCGTGGGAGGCGGCGCCGCGTGGCTGCTGGCCGGCGGGGACGGCGCGTCCTCCGACGCGAAGACCAAGAAGGACCAGCCGAAGCCGGAGGTCTTCAAGACCCCGCCGAACGGCATGGCTCCCCGGCCGCTCTGGCACGTCAAGGCGGCCCATCTCACGCGCAACTACGGTGAACCGCCCACCGCGTTCGGCGATGTCTTCGTGGTCGTCGGCACCACCACCGCCGGCTACGACGTCAAGACGGGCAAGCAGCGCTGGGCGAGGAAGGGCCTGGCCGCAGCCAGCGACAAGGCGACGGTCTCGGGCCACACGCTGTATCTCCCGGGCCAGCAGTACGACGGCACGATCGTCGGCTACGACATCCGTACGGGCAAGGAGAGCTGGCGCACCAGGCTGGACGGGAGGATGCGCGCGAGCGTCCACGTGGCAGCCGTCGACGCCACCCGGATCTACGCCATCGCCGACCTGGTCGGCGGCGACGCGGCCACGCAGCTCAACAACATCGTCGCCATCGACATCCGTACGCGCAAGGTGCTCTGGAGCGAGCAGCGGGACGCGGGCACGCAGCAGTACGTCGAGCTGAACGTGGGCGGCGGATGCCTGGCGTACACGCACGGTTCGGGGAACGACGCCAAGTACAACCTGACCGTCCGGGACGCCAAGGGCGGCCATCAGCTGTGGAACCGGAAGATCGCCGACGACGAGGTCAAGCCCACCGTCTTCGGGGGCATGATCTACGTGGGCGGCCCCGGCGATCTGCGCGCGGTGGACCTCAGGACCGGCAACGACCGGTGGACACTCCCCGCCAGTGGCCGCCGGGGCTTCCGCAGGCCGTCGGTGCTCGGCGGGGTCCTGTACGTCATGGACTACGACGGCGGCGTCTGGGCGGTCGACCCCAGGACCGGCAGGAAGCGCTGGATGGAGGATCTCGGCAGCCGCCCCTTCGGCGACCAGATGGTGCGCGCCGGCGACTCGCTGTACATCGCCTCGGTCTTCGACAAGGGCGGCATCTACGCGCTGAACGCCCGGTCCGGCACGTACCGCTGGGACTACAACGACGGTGTGTCGGACAACGGCGAGTGGGAGATCACCCGGGCCGGCAACAGGCTGCTGGTGGCGCACTCGGACGAGCTGTACGCCCTCCCGGCGGTGTGA